The Arachis hypogaea cultivar Tifrunner chromosome 16, arahy.Tifrunner.gnm2.J5K5, whole genome shotgun sequence genome contains a region encoding:
- the LOC112756773 gene encoding uncharacterized protein, with translation MAHSCFAIPLNLDKFSTCNIKQGGALAELIIKTRLIIWDEVPMVNKHCIEALDRTMRDILRFGNPNSQNQPFRGKIVVFSGDFRQILPVIPKATHDDEKIKDLKEFEEWILKISDGNHDTHKDGVDKVKISDDIMIKDWDDPINRSILALTLHIVDEINNYMMSLNQTEVQTFYSSDKACETEPANDITASIHTPEFLNTIKCFGVPNHELTLKVGTPIMLFCNIDHSSGLCNDTRLVITKIGKHIIEARSLTGSNSCQKVFIPRMTLTPSDHRIPFNFQRRQFPIMVSYMMAINKSRPIVV, from the exons ATGGCACACTCATGTTTCGCAATCCCACTCAACCTTGACAAATTTTCAACATGCAACATAAAGCAAGGCGGTGCATTGGCTGAGTTGATAATAAAGACTCGGTTAATAATATGGGATGAAGTTCCTATGGTTAATAAACATTGCATTGAAGCGCTTGATAGGACAATGAGGGATATCTTGAGGTTTGGTAATCCGAATAGTCAAAATCAGCCATTCAGAGGAAAGATAGTTGTATTCAGTGGGGATTTTCGACAGATACTTCCTGTTATTCCCAAAG CTACACATGatgatgaaaaaataaaagactTAAAGGAATTTGAAGAATGGATTCTTAAGATCAGTGATGGAAACCATGACACTCATAAGGATGGTGTTGATAAAGTCAAAATCTCGGATGATATCATGATAAAGGATTGGGATGACCCCATC AATCGGTCCATACTTGCACTCACACTGCATATTGTTGATGAAATCAATAATTACATGATGAGTTTGAACCaaactgaggtgcaaacctttTATAGCTCAGACAAAGCATGTGAAACAGAACCTGCTAATGACATCACCGCATCAATTCACACACCTGAGTTCCTAAACACGATTAAATGCTTTGGGGTGCCAAACCATGAATTGACACTCAAGGTTGGGACACCTATAATGTTATTCTGTAATATTGACCACTCATCTGGGTTATGCAATGACACTCGCTTAGTCATAACCAAAATTGGTAAACACATAATAGAAGCAAGGAGCCTAACAGGATCAAATAGTTGCCAAAAGGTTTTCATCCCAAGAATGACTTTAACTCCATCTGATCATAGGATACCTTTCAACTTTCAACGTAGACAATTTCCGATAATGGTATCATATATGATGGCCATTAATAAGTCAAGGCCAATCGTTGTCTAA
- the LOC112758202 gene encoding acyl carrier protein 1, chloroplastic: MAANALTGNSISMRSLRSQLNQIPACSLISSSSSVLTSSFGRRNVSFNLRPRSIRLTVSCAAKQETVDKVCTIVKKQLALPDSSPVTGESKFSALGADSLDTVEIVMGLEEEFGISVEEDSAQSITTVQEAADLIEEIIQKK; this comes from the exons ATGGCGGCAAATGCACTTACCGGAAACTCCATCTCTATGCGCTCTCTCCGCTCTCAGCTGAATCAAATACCG GCATGTAGTTTAATTTCCAGCTCAAGTTCGGTTTTAACTTCCAGCTTTGGGCGGAGGAATGTTTCTTTTAACTTGCGGCCACGCTCAATTCGCCTCACAGTTTCCTGTGCG GCTAAACAAGAGACAGTAGACAAGGTGTGCACAATAGTAAAGAAGCAGCTTGCTCTACCTGATAGTTCTCCAGTTACTGGGGAGTCAAAATTTTCAGCCCTAGGAGCTGATTCTCTAGACACG GTTGAGATTGTGATGGGTCTTGAGGAGGAATTCGGTATTAGCGTTGAAGAGGATAGTGCACAGAGCATCACTACTGTTCAGGAAGCTGCAGACCTTATTGAAGAGATCATTCAGAAAAAGTGA
- the LOC112758201 gene encoding uncharacterized protein yields the protein MVREVAESCVDSLLTEMVASYCNRFYANKPELAARRIEAIGYQVGHQLSERYTMERPRFSDHLEAIKFICKDFWTELFKKQIDNLKTNHRGTFVLQDNKFPWLERISIDPSTDKVNSAEDDSLTTAENKAASTISMHLYYPCGIIRGALSNLGITCAVTADISNLPACSFVVRVKA from the exons atGGTGAGGGAAGTTGCAGAGAGTTGCGTTGATAGCTTGTTGACGGAGATGGTTGCGAGCTATTGCAACCGATTCTACGCGAACAAGCCTGAGCTCGCCGCCCGCAGAATCGAGGCCATTGGATACCAGGTCGGTCATCAACTCTCCGAAAG GTACACCATGGAGCGACCGCGATTCAGTGATCATCTGGAAGCCATAAAGTTCATCTGCAAGGATTTTTGGACTGAGCTCTTTAAGAAGCAAATAGACAACTTGAAAACAAACCATAGA GGTACCTTTGTATTGCAAGATAATAAGTTCCCCTGGCTTGAGCGGATATCGATTGATCCATCAACTGATAAAGTTAATTCAGCCGAGGACGATTCTTTGACTACAGCTGAAAACAAGGCTGCAAGCACAATAAGCATGCATCTTTATTACCCATGTGGCATCATTAGAGGAGCTCTTTCAAATTTGGGAATTACTTGTGCAGTTACTGCAGATATATCAAATCTTCCAGCAT GCTCATTTGTGGTACGTGTAAAAGCGTGA
- the LOC112758200 gene encoding bifunctional 3-dehydroquinate dehydratase/shikimate dehydrogenase, chloroplastic, with product MGSNEVSAEALMICAPIRSQCVEQIVKKMHEAKAQGADVVEVSLDHITNFHPHNDLQTILTNKLLPILFSYRPKWEGGLYEGDENIRLEALQLAMELGADFIDIELKAASSCLKTMMEYKKNHGNHGKIIVSSYVDGVTPPKSELLKLVTLMKATGADIIKLVTNAQDITEIERIFSILPYSQVPLIAYSVGDRGLISQLLCPKFGGFFVYGSLDGNPIPGMPSLETLREAYKLEHVNEDTKVFGLISKPVGHSKGPLLHNPTFRHAKFNGMYVPMFVDDLKEFFSTYTSPDFAGYSVGFPYKEKVLTFCDEVHPLAQSIGAVNTIVRRPIDGKLVGYNTDCEGAITAIEDALIEHGCNDGGACLSSPLAGRLFVLVGAGGAGRALAFGAKSRGARIVIFDIDFDRAKSLASAVFGEALHYKDLAIFQPEKGAILANATPIGMHPNIADRISVSEETLEDYELVFDAVYTPRKTRLLKAAEAVGAITVSGVEMFLRQARGQFNLFTGLQAPDQFMREIVLSKF from the exons ATGGGTAGTAACGAAGTTTCAGCAGAGGCACTTATGATTTGTGCCCCAATCAGAAGCCAATGTGTTGAGCAAATTGTGAAGAAAATGCATGAAGCAAAGGCACAAGGTGCTGATGTTGTTGAGGTTAGCCTTGACCATATCACCAACTTCCACCCCCACAATGACCTTCAAACTATCCTCACCAATAAGCTTCTCCCTATCCTCTTTTCTTATAG GCCAAAATGGGAGGGTGGTTTATACGAAGGAGATGAGAATATTCGGTTGGAAGCATTACAACTTGCTATGGAATTGGGAGCTGATTTCATAGACATTGAGCTTAAG GCAGCTTCTTCTTGTCTTAAGACCATGATGGAATATAAGAAAAACCATGGTAATCATGGAAAAATAATTGTTTCGTCCTATGTGGATGGAGTGACCCCTCCAAAATCAGAACTCCTTAAGCTTGTTACACTTATGAAAGCAACTGGAGCAGATATCATCAAGCTTGTCACAAATGCACAAGACATTACAGAAATTGAAAGAATATTTAGTATACTTCCCTATTCTCAG GTACCATTAATTGCTTATTCTGTTGGAGACAGAGGGTTAATAAGCCAGCTTCTGTGTCCGAAATTCGGAGGGTTCTTTGTCTATGGATCTTTGGATGGAAATCCAATCCCTGGTATGCCTTCTTTGGAAACTCTCCGGGAAGCATATAAATTGGAACATGTAAATGAGGATACCAAAGTTTTTGGCCTAATTTCAAAACCAGTTGGCCACAGCAAAGGCCCTTTGCTGCATAATCCTACTTTCAGACATGCAAAATTTAATGGAATGTATGTCCCCATGTTTGTTGATGATCTTAAAGAATTCTTTAGCACTTACACAAGCCCCGATTTTGCGGGTTATAG TGTTGGCTTTCCATACAAGGAAAAAGTTCTAACCTTTTGTGATGAAGTCCATCCTCTTGCTCAG TCTATAGGAGCTGTTAATACTATTGTAAGAAGACCAATTGATGGGAAGCTAGTTGGCTACAATACAGATTGTGAGGGTGCAATCACTGCTATTGAGGATGCTCTCATAG AGCATGGTTGCAATGATGGTGGAGCATGCTTAAGTTCACCTCTTGCTGGAAGATTGTTCGTGCTAGTTGGTGCCGGTGGTGCTGGAAGAGCACTGGCATTTGGTGCTAAGAGTAGAGGAGCTCGCATAGTCATTTTCGACATTGATTTTG ACAGAGCAAAATCTCTTGCAAGTGCTGTATTTGGTGAAGCTCTGCATTACAAAGACTTGGCCATTTTTCAGCCAGAGAAAGGAGCAATTCTTGCAAATGCAACACCAATAGGAATGCATCCTAATATTGCAGACAGAATTTCAGTATCAGAG GAAACTTTGGAAGATTATGAGTTGGTGTTTGATGCTGTGTATACACCAAGAAAAACAAGACTATTGAAAGCAGCAGAAGCAGTTGGAGCAATAACAGTGAGTGGGGTAGAAATGTTCCTACGCCAGGCTAGagggcaattcaatctcttcacGGGTCTTCAAG CACCTGATCAATTTATGCGGGAAATTGTTCTATCCAAGTTTTGA